Proteins from a genomic interval of Watersipora subatra chromosome 10, tzWatSuba1.1, whole genome shotgun sequence:
- the LOC137406422 gene encoding uncharacterized protein yields the protein MSQETKAQAIQMNHNKATEEEELGIYSDDDEGGDLSDDEPPITDQDTSGRPQSQFKLRVTSAISFHNHQAQAMPLYRAEDLETPIHNHLDSGSDKLSNEQYNQLDDLDIGHDRRLARQSRSSPQQENSSNQQTAASKETKIK from the exons ATGAGCCAAGAAACTAAGGCACAGGCCATACAGATGAACCACAACAAGGCAACAGAAGAGGAAGAGCTTGGCATTTATTCTGACGATGATGAAGGCGGAGATCTCAGTGACGATGAGCCTCCAATCACAGACCAAGATACATCTGGCAGGCCTCAATCGCAG TTCAAACTACGAGTGACAAGTGCTATCAGCTTCCACAATCATCAAGCACAAGCTATGCCATTGTACCGTGCAGAAGATTTAGAAACACCTATTCACAACCATCTCGATTCTGGTTCCGACAAGCTTTCAAATGAACAGTACAATCAACTAGATGACTTGGACATTGGCCACGATCGTCGTTTAGCAAGACAGAGCCGGTCCAGCCCGCAACAAGAAAACAGCAGCAACCAACAGACAGCAGCGAGTAAAGAGACAAAGATAAAATAG